One Natrinema longum genomic window carries:
- a CDS encoding DNA-methyltransferase: METTHRVFVGDSRDLSQVTDDSVELVVTSPPYPMIEMWDDLFTELDPAVGEALAAGDGRDAFEAMHAQLDRVWDELERVLVDGGIACINVGDATRSVDGSFRVYPNHARVLEAFERRGFDPLPDILWRKPANSAAKFMGSGMIPPNAYVTLEHEYILVFRKGEESRSFEPGADRRYEAAYFWEERNRWFTDVWTDVRGELQAIDATDDDLRERSAAYPLEIPYRLLCMYSAYGDTVLDPFWGTGTTTLAAMCAGRDSVGYELEDAFLEVFDEGVEAVPALSRSIGRARLERHREFVDRRREEGKGFEYDADYYETPVVTKMERGIRLREVSAVHETDDGYRLEHAPLVLE, translated from the coding sequence ATGGAGACGACCCACCGCGTTTTCGTCGGTGACTCTCGTGACCTATCGCAGGTGACCGACGACTCCGTCGAACTCGTCGTCACGTCCCCGCCGTATCCGATGATCGAGATGTGGGACGATCTCTTCACGGAGCTCGACCCGGCGGTCGGCGAGGCGCTGGCGGCCGGCGACGGACGCGACGCGTTCGAGGCGATGCACGCCCAGCTCGACCGCGTCTGGGACGAACTCGAGCGGGTGCTGGTCGACGGGGGCATCGCGTGTATCAACGTGGGCGATGCGACCCGGTCGGTCGACGGGAGCTTCCGGGTCTATCCGAACCACGCCCGCGTGCTCGAGGCCTTCGAGCGGCGGGGATTCGATCCGCTCCCGGATATCCTCTGGCGAAAGCCGGCCAACAGCGCGGCCAAGTTCATGGGCAGCGGGATGATTCCGCCTAACGCCTACGTCACCCTGGAACACGAGTACATCCTGGTGTTTCGGAAGGGCGAAGAGAGCCGCTCGTTCGAACCGGGGGCCGACCGGCGCTACGAGGCCGCCTACTTCTGGGAGGAACGCAACCGCTGGTTTACCGACGTCTGGACCGACGTCAGGGGCGAGCTACAGGCGATTGACGCGACGGACGACGACCTCCGGGAACGGTCCGCCGCGTACCCTCTCGAGATTCCCTACCGCCTGCTGTGTATGTATTCGGCCTACGGCGATACCGTCCTCGATCCGTTCTGGGGGACCGGGACGACCACGCTCGCGGCGATGTGTGCCGGTCGGGATTCGGTCGGCTACGAACTCGAGGACGCCTTTCTCGAGGTGTTCGACGAGGGCGTCGAGGCGGTCCCGGCGCTGTCGCGATCGATCGGCCGAGCGCGTCTCGAGCGCCACCGCGAGTTCGTCGACCGCCGCCGCGAGGAGGGCAAGGGATTCGAGTACGACGCGGACTACTACGAGACGCCGGTCGTCACGAAGATGGAGCGCGGGATTCGGCTGCGCGAAGTGAGCGCGGTCCACGAGACCGACGATGGCTACCGACTCGAGCACGCGCCCCTCGTCCTCGAGTGA
- a CDS encoding NADPH-dependent FMN reductase, protein MSQSDVHVAALCGSLREGSYTRTALESVLSAAEDAGATTELLDLREYELPTFDADRDREAAGDAEVLAERVRDADTIVLGSPMYHGSYASPLKTAMDYCGFDEFEDKTVGLLAVSGGAFPVTALEHMRSVCRALNAWVIPHEAAIPNASAAVEDGEFVDPKLEERVQTLGRRAVQYAAIEPDPDSFESDQNVGAAGK, encoded by the coding sequence ATGAGCCAGAGCGACGTTCACGTGGCTGCACTCTGTGGCAGTCTCCGCGAGGGAAGTTACACCCGGACCGCACTCGAGTCCGTCCTCTCGGCCGCCGAGGACGCCGGCGCGACGACCGAACTGCTCGATCTCCGCGAGTACGAACTCCCGACGTTCGACGCGGATCGCGACCGCGAGGCGGCGGGCGACGCCGAGGTGCTGGCCGAGCGCGTCCGCGACGCCGACACCATCGTGCTCGGCTCGCCGATGTACCACGGATCGTACGCCTCGCCGCTGAAGACTGCGATGGATTACTGTGGCTTCGACGAGTTCGAAGACAAGACGGTCGGGTTACTGGCTGTCTCGGGCGGGGCCTTCCCCGTGACGGCCCTCGAGCACATGCGGTCGGTCTGTCGGGCGCTGAACGCGTGGGTGATCCCCCACGAGGCGGCGATCCCGAACGCGAGCGCGGCCGTCGAGGACGGCGAGTTCGTCGACCCGAAACTCGAGGAGCGGGTCCAAACGCTGGGGCGGCGAGCGGTCCAGTACGCCGCGATCGAGCCGGATCCGGACTCCTTCGAGAGCGATCAAAACGTGGGCGCGGCGGGGAAGTGA
- a CDS encoding nucleoside recognition protein, whose amino-acid sequence MQSVLPVLLEEALPRVLTIAVLIGAGVGLANLAVEYGLVAVVARVGRYVTEPANLPSEVGTAVLTNAVSVTAGYGMLAEFREAGLLDDRATLIAVVINTFFGFVQHIFTYYGPVLVPILGLQVGLMYVGARAGISLAITLVGLLAGALLLRGYEYDSGALEPDLPDEEPRTNRDKLREAAESTFDRLRSIVPRLAVVYSLVFLALEYADRILAAFASVGIDDPGALLEPIAGLLGLPAAAVPVILVSLVDPTTGAITVAPLIGDVLTPSEAVITLLVGSLVSLTIGTVKRSIPFQFGIWGAAFGTKVIVVNVCLKAAFILVAIGVFFLV is encoded by the coding sequence GTGCAGTCAGTCCTGCCCGTGCTCCTCGAGGAAGCGCTCCCGCGCGTGCTGACGATCGCGGTCCTGATCGGTGCGGGCGTCGGGCTGGCAAACCTCGCCGTCGAGTACGGACTCGTCGCAGTCGTCGCGCGCGTCGGACGATATGTGACGGAGCCGGCGAACCTCCCGTCGGAAGTCGGAACCGCCGTCCTCACGAACGCGGTCTCGGTGACGGCGGGATACGGCATGCTCGCGGAGTTTCGCGAGGCCGGCCTCCTCGACGATCGCGCCACCCTGATCGCCGTCGTCATCAACACGTTCTTCGGCTTCGTGCAGCACATCTTCACCTACTACGGGCCCGTTCTCGTCCCGATTTTGGGCCTGCAGGTCGGCCTCATGTACGTCGGCGCGCGGGCCGGCATCTCGCTGGCCATCACCCTCGTCGGCCTGCTGGCCGGTGCCCTCCTGTTGCGTGGTTACGAGTACGACAGCGGTGCCCTCGAGCCGGACCTCCCCGACGAAGAACCACGAACGAACCGCGACAAACTCCGCGAGGCCGCCGAGAGCACCTTCGATCGCCTGCGTTCGATCGTCCCGCGACTGGCAGTGGTCTACTCGCTCGTCTTCCTCGCGCTCGAGTACGCCGATCGGATCCTCGCGGCGTTCGCGTCGGTCGGGATCGACGATCCGGGTGCCCTCCTCGAGCCGATCGCCGGCCTGCTCGGGCTGCCGGCAGCAGCGGTGCCCGTCATCCTCGTCTCGCTGGTCGATCCGACGACCGGCGCGATCACCGTCGCCCCCCTGATCGGTGACGTGTTGACGCCGTCGGAAGCGGTGATCACGCTGCTCGTGGGCAGCCTCGTCTCGCTGACGATCGGGACGGTCAAGCGGTCGATCCCCTTCCAGTTCGGGATCTGGGGAGCGGCGTTCGGAACGAAAGTAATCGTCGTCAACGTCTGTCTGAAAGCCGCGTTCATTCTCGTGGCGATCGGCGTTTTCTTCCTGGTCTAG
- a CDS encoding SPW repeat domain-containing protein, with amino-acid sequence MSRTRSADGAAVLVERTAGLTAALGAFVMVSSAVFTITDTMGIHNVLVGAVVALIASVQAYRVSTTHSPNVVLAALLAVLGVWIAVAPIVLFDVSRELVLGVNGVSGALIAILSLAGVYGSLRTSKPTAATA; translated from the coding sequence ATGAGCCGGACACGATCCGCGGACGGTGCAGCCGTGTTAGTCGAACGGACGGCCGGACTGACCGCAGCGCTGGGTGCGTTCGTCATGGTTTCCTCGGCCGTCTTCACGATCACCGATACGATGGGGATCCACAACGTCCTCGTCGGTGCGGTCGTCGCCCTCATCGCGTCCGTACAGGCGTATCGGGTCAGTACGACGCACAGCCCGAACGTGGTCCTCGCGGCACTGCTCGCAGTGCTTGGCGTCTGGATCGCGGTCGCGCCGATCGTTCTCTTCGACGTGAGCCGCGAGCTGGTACTGGGCGTCAACGGCGTCTCCGGTGCGCTCATCGCGATCCTCTCGCTGGCCGGCGTCTACGGGAGCCTCCGAACGTCGAAGCCGACAGCGGCGACCGCCTGA
- a CDS encoding M48 family metallopeptidase yields the protein MNGTARMQLSLLWRMLVALTVLTVVSILIAGTAILVGGFLSWLVLLVAAFVLGILLLPVPGDAYGLLSTVLANPIPIVVATGAVLLPVLYYWPVREEIRQFRAELGESGAPASETDPDIAAMTRRLAQQTAIPEPDVYVADRRRPESYAVGGRLDGTIIVTTGLVSRLSAAELEAVIAHELSHLVNGDSRIMDLVLTPLLVAEHIGSDEPPTRRLLLSQPLAYVAYFVLWALLTATTTVQQLCCQFGIAVLSRGREFAADRAGAELTGSPSDLASALETLDDGRERPSEDKRTWAKSASALDILPRETPAGSWDLFRTHPSTDERIARLEGLVLEQVSDGRDGSRRH from the coding sequence ATGAACGGTACCGCTCGAATGCAGTTATCCCTGCTCTGGCGGATGCTCGTCGCACTGACCGTGCTGACGGTCGTTTCGATACTCATCGCCGGCACGGCGATCCTCGTCGGCGGATTCCTGTCCTGGCTCGTCCTCCTCGTGGCTGCGTTCGTCCTCGGGATACTCCTGTTGCCGGTTCCCGGGGACGCCTACGGACTGCTCTCGACCGTGCTCGCGAACCCGATTCCCATCGTCGTCGCGACCGGCGCGGTCTTGTTGCCGGTCCTGTACTACTGGCCCGTCCGTGAGGAAATCCGACAGTTTCGGGCGGAACTGGGGGAATCCGGTGCCCCCGCGTCCGAGACCGATCCCGACATCGCCGCGATGACCCGTCGGCTCGCCCAGCAGACGGCCATCCCGGAGCCGGACGTCTACGTCGCCGACCGCCGGCGTCCCGAGTCCTACGCCGTCGGCGGCCGTCTCGACGGGACGATCATCGTCACGACCGGGCTGGTCAGTCGGCTCTCGGCGGCCGAACTCGAGGCCGTGATCGCCCACGAACTCAGCCACCTCGTCAACGGCGATAGCCGGATCATGGATCTCGTGCTCACGCCGCTGCTCGTCGCCGAACACATCGGATCGGACGAGCCACCGACGCGACGGCTGCTGCTCAGCCAACCCCTGGCCTACGTCGCCTATTTCGTTCTCTGGGCGCTGCTGACGGCCACCACCACCGTCCAGCAACTGTGCTGTCAGTTCGGTATCGCCGTCCTCTCGCGTGGCCGGGAGTTCGCCGCCGACAGGGCCGGCGCGGAACTGACCGGCTCCCCGAGCGACCTCGCCAGCGCCCTCGAGACGCTCGACGACGGTCGCGAACGACCCAGCGAGGACAAACGCACCTGGGCGAAGTCCGCCAGCGCGCTCGACATCCTCCCGCGGGAGACCCCGGCCGGATCGTGGGACCTGTTCCGAACCCATCCCAGTACCGACGAGCGCATCGCCCGCCTCGAGGGGCTGGTTCTCGAGCAGGTGTCCGACGGCCGGGACGGCTCTCGTCGCCACTGA
- a CDS encoding PadR family transcriptional regulator, with translation MFDDDSRDCETPARADASPPDHRDTQCTTAPSHEDSPTWIELTAFQRDLLAAIARLEGEADTTDQRAITHALERTYPYVDHVQLQSTLAALVGRDLLVSRRVDERTSDYTPTDAGRSLLARRTDALLEACAATSHAADEPASRAGDGPSRTGEAAPRDPEGDE, from the coding sequence ATGTTCGACGACGATTCGCGGGATTGTGAAACCCCCGCTCGAGCGGACGCATCGCCACCCGACCACCGCGACACCCAGTGCACGACAGCCCCGAGCCACGAGGACAGCCCTACCTGGATCGAGCTCACCGCCTTCCAGCGGGACCTGCTCGCGGCGATCGCCCGCCTCGAGGGCGAGGCCGACACCACCGACCAGCGCGCGATCACGCACGCCCTCGAGCGCACCTACCCCTACGTCGACCACGTCCAGCTCCAGTCGACCCTGGCCGCGCTGGTCGGCCGCGACCTGCTGGTCAGCCGCCGGGTCGACGAGCGCACGAGCGACTACACCCCCACCGACGCGGGGCGGAGCCTGCTCGCGCGGCGCACCGACGCCCTCCTCGAAGCCTGCGCGGCCACGTCCCACGCCGCTGACGAGCCCGCGTCACGGGCGGGAGACGGTCCCTCCCGAACGGGCGAGGCCGCCCCTCGAGACCCCGAGGGGGACGAATGA
- a CDS encoding winged helix-turn-helix domain-containing protein has protein sequence MRKPGDWMQNPTDDRILEVLNTGLELGPTTIGRNIDRDRTGVSRRLSKLVEYGLVDRVDEGYYVITDLGEQYLNGELDADGLESDAN, from the coding sequence ATGCGTAAACCCGGTGACTGGATGCAGAATCCGACAGATGATCGGATTCTCGAGGTTCTGAATACCGGGTTAGAGCTCGGCCCGACCACGATCGGGAGAAACATCGATCGCGATCGAACCGGCGTCAGTCGGCGGCTGTCCAAGTTAGTGGAGTACGGGCTCGTCGACCGAGTCGATGAAGGCTACTACGTTATCACCGATCTCGGGGAGCAATATCTCAATGGGGAGCTTGATGCGGACGGACTCGAGTCGGATGCTAATTGA
- a CDS encoding DUF7692 domain-containing protein, producing MHTRSRSSCVYFESVHRLEPCSLLDERRLPLIEGRDTHSVSRDTRISGVVWTSVRIRTNGDCRIDETRSNAADCYDCNTTKAVVNACEGELFN from the coding sequence ATGCATACGAGATCCAGATCGTCGTGTGTTTATTTCGAGTCGGTACATCGTTTGGAACCATGTTCTCTGCTGGATGAACGACGACTTCCACTGATAGAGGGTCGAGATACCCATTCCGTTAGTCGAGACACTAGGATTTCCGGGGTCGTGTGGACAAGTGTACGAATCAGAACCAACGGCGATTGTCGTATTGACGAGACGCGATCGAACGCAGCTGATTGCTACGACTGCAACACGACGAAAGCAGTGGTGAATGCTTGTGAAGGAGAACTATTCAATTAG
- a CDS encoding DNA-methyltransferase produces MLDIDEIDDLEVHWSTSEEMTEVEDGTVQSVITSPPYWDLKDYGHENQIGTADESYEHYHDRMEAVWSECYDVLRDDGTMWVVVDTVMERGDLQFLPYHIAERAEDIGFVLQDMVTWYKPTAIAGMTDRNVVNKKEYVVYLSKSKNHKFREEEGQNGLEDPAVTEKHRLGNLWRHPVKRGTAGQNVLHKAPYPTSLINRIVKVSTDPGETVLDPFFGSGTTAVSALEFDRQCIGYELNEEFREVVAERLASLQQRSLTEF; encoded by the coding sequence ATGCTCGACATAGACGAAATCGACGACCTCGAAGTACACTGGAGTACAAGCGAAGAGATGACTGAGGTCGAGGACGGGACCGTACAGTCGGTTATCACCTCACCACCCTATTGGGATCTCAAAGACTACGGACACGAGAATCAAATCGGGACGGCCGATGAGTCGTACGAACACTACCACGACCGGATGGAGGCTGTCTGGAGTGAGTGCTACGATGTACTGCGTGATGACGGAACGATGTGGGTAGTTGTTGACACCGTAATGGAGCGGGGCGATCTCCAATTCCTGCCATACCATATCGCTGAACGGGCCGAGGATATTGGGTTCGTACTCCAAGATATGGTCACTTGGTACAAGCCGACCGCCATCGCTGGCATGACTGATCGCAACGTGGTGAACAAGAAGGAATACGTCGTCTACCTATCAAAGTCGAAGAACCACAAATTCCGAGAAGAAGAGGGACAAAACGGTCTCGAAGACCCTGCTGTCACGGAAAAACACCGTCTCGGTAATCTGTGGCGGCACCCGGTGAAGCGAGGGACTGCGGGTCAGAACGTGTTACATAAGGCCCCCTACCCAACCTCGCTCATCAACCGCATCGTCAAGGTCTCGACGGATCCCGGCGAGACGGTGCTTGATCCGTTCTTCGGAAGTGGGACAACCGCGGTTTCCGCTCTCGAATTTGACCGTCAGTGTATCGGCTACGAACTGAATGAGGAATTCCGTGAAGTTGTCGCTGAGCGGCTCGCGTCGTTACAGCAACGCTCATTAACTGAATTCTGA
- a CDS encoding DNA methyltransferase, producing MSYLSVKMMQQSSAPKGKRETNQMYLVDLERVVSDADTQEDVLSATEGVWSAIYERMDPTETLWVVAPNAYRDGRMWPIAMAVADYAREESGLTLKNTITVHRWEDRGADMESAYDEILFFVKDKREYQFHKDDIRVAHVYEGNEWGGERKEGNSAYHNTKVRRYNPDGKDPGNVWLDEDRTQTDNQEVDEVEPIPLREALRRCVLVGTNESETVYTLWTNEIEDMVSDEERVAEPLDVTVLREEVSG from the coding sequence ATGTCCTACCTATCTGTGAAGATGATGCAACAGTCAAGTGCCCCAAAGGGTAAACGAGAGACCAATCAGATGTACCTCGTTGATCTCGAAAGAGTGGTGTCAGATGCTGACACCCAGGAAGATGTTCTTAGCGCGACGGAGGGAGTCTGGAGCGCTATCTACGAGCGCATGGACCCGACCGAGACGCTATGGGTCGTCGCGCCGAACGCGTACCGAGACGGCCGTATGTGGCCTATTGCGATGGCAGTAGCTGACTACGCCAGAGAAGAATCAGGACTCACCCTGAAGAACACGATAACAGTCCACCGATGGGAAGACCGTGGAGCCGATATGGAATCGGCATATGATGAAATCCTGTTCTTCGTGAAAGATAAACGCGAATATCAGTTCCACAAGGACGACATCCGTGTGGCACACGTATACGAGGGCAACGAGTGGGGCGGCGAACGCAAGGAAGGTAACAGCGCCTACCACAACACCAAGGTCCGTCGATACAACCCTGACGGCAAGGACCCAGGCAACGTCTGGCTAGATGAAGATCGCACGCAGACCGATAACCAAGAGGTCGATGAAGTTGAGCCAATCCCTCTCCGTGAGGCGCTCCGTCGGTGCGTTCTCGTGGGCACCAACGAAAGCGAGACCGTCTATACACTCTGGACAAACGAAATTGAAGATATGGTCTCCGATGAGGAGCGCGTTGCTGAGCCACTTGATGTGACTGTGCTACGTGAAGAGGTGAGTGGATAG
- a CDS encoding winged helix-turn-helix domain-containing protein produces MGLTLTDAKRRILALLDEEPRHGYALANVLGRQGPTVYEHLQELEEAGYIEGKQEGRRKIYSLTERGKLTLQAERAGE; encoded by the coding sequence ATGGGGCTAACACTGACAGATGCGAAGCGCAGGATACTCGCCTTACTTGATGAAGAGCCCCGCCACGGCTACGCACTCGCCAACGTCCTCGGCAGACAAGGTCCTACGGTGTACGAACATCTACAGGAACTAGAAGAGGCCGGGTATATTGAGGGAAAGCAAGAAGGGCGACGGAAGATTTACTCGCTTACTGAGCGCGGCAAGCTCACTCTACAAGCTGAACGCGCCGGTGAGTGA
- a CDS encoding IS5 family transposase: MTQISRFTERCVSIAQRVTGERGESAAPTGGGGFADYALISLHCLRIYLDTSYRMTIDLLKEMPQITGEIGLDVADLPDPSTLCKSFDRIEMSVCRVLLRHSAQLHNPSEHAAIDATFYERDRASRHYCHRTNYRVQTLKVTKLVDTATQAVLDLHCSTTLEGSDADLCEQIARRNAGDLRSLAADKGYDKQALRDQLRELDIRPLIKHRIFAPYDHAHNARIDDNRYAQRSMTETVNSAIKRSLGYAVRARTWYREFREITLMCVVYNIKRAVKQ; the protein is encoded by the coding sequence ATGACACAAATCTCCCGCTTCACCGAGCGTTGCGTCTCGATTGCACAAAGAGTTACGGGTGAACGAGGCGAATCCGCCGCCCCGACTGGTGGCGGCGGATTCGCCGACTATGCCCTCATTTCGCTGCATTGCCTCCGGATTTACCTCGATACGTCCTACCGGATGACGATCGATCTGTTGAAGGAAATGCCGCAAATAACAGGGGAGATCGGCCTTGACGTGGCCGATCTCCCCGATCCATCTACGCTGTGTAAGTCGTTTGATCGGATCGAGATGAGTGTCTGTCGAGTGCTGCTGCGCCACTCGGCGCAGCTGCACAACCCCTCTGAACACGCTGCTATCGACGCAACATTCTACGAACGTGATCGTGCGAGCCGCCACTACTGCCACCGAACGAATTACCGCGTTCAAACGCTCAAAGTCACAAAACTCGTCGATACAGCAACGCAAGCCGTTCTTGATCTCCACTGTTCAACAACGTTAGAAGGAAGCGACGCGGACCTCTGTGAGCAGATCGCCCGCCGGAATGCGGGCGATCTCCGGTCCCTTGCCGCTGACAAGGGCTACGATAAGCAAGCGCTCCGCGACCAGCTCCGTGAACTCGACATTCGCCCGCTGATCAAACATCGGATCTTCGCCCCATACGATCACGCTCACAACGCTCGTATTGACGACAATCGGTACGCTCAGCGATCAATGACTGAAACCGTGAACTCCGCAATCAAGCGCTCGCTCGGCTACGCCGTGCGAGCGCGTACCTGGTATCGAGAGTTCCGTGAAATTACCCTGATGTGTGTCGTCTATAACATCAAGCGGGCCGTCAAACAGTGA
- a CDS encoding DUF488 family protein has protein sequence MSVADNANRGRNAAEAAAENRESNPAAIAWNSVDFERRYRDHLKQPGSQTVIVELSDRACERDVWLVCRKKDVHWCHRRLPANTISAQIEDIEVVHHPDPSTNSFGTDDNESDDDAESTLANFAEAGDA, from the coding sequence GTGAGCGTTGCCGACAATGCCAATCGGGGCCGAAACGCCGCAGAGGCCGCCGCCGAAAACAGGGAGTCAAACCCGGCCGCGATCGCGTGGAATTCCGTCGACTTCGAGCGGCGGTACCGAGACCACCTCAAGCAACCGGGCTCACAGACGGTGATCGTGGAGTTGTCGGACCGCGCTTGCGAGCGGGATGTCTGGCTCGTCTGTCGGAAGAAAGACGTTCACTGGTGTCACCGACGGTTGCCCGCGAACACGATCAGCGCCCAGATCGAAGACATCGAAGTCGTTCACCATCCAGACCCGTCGACAAACTCCTTCGGCACCGATGATAACGAGAGTGACGACGACGCGGAATCGACGCTTGCCAATTTCGCTGAGGCCGGGGATGCGTGA
- a CDS encoding DUF5794 domain-containing protein gives MSTSRHPVALQMERIVGGDARLLALVMMLPLVDGVFPALILAGALDEPLGAIQVGLLIFGGSATVAVILAEMEGTPREQATVVLLVGVPLILLAAVQAALAPAIGSVLDDATITRFAALVILAIAAQTASATIGEYLPNPVVIIGLGLVASIDPSGATFSVMADPALVAHGTLAAAVGVGFALGIALTGPYLREFMDIDRFRFGSAVALGLLPLSLLGMAFGQAPLAALLVAAVFAVDFPFRESDDEADEPPTDATAQLDAMADGAGADAGEPAPGDQGGESDPYPSDDGTDTAGRAPWL, from the coding sequence ATGAGTACGTCACGGCATCCGGTCGCGCTCCAGATGGAGCGCATCGTCGGCGGCGACGCCAGGCTCCTGGCGCTGGTGATGATGTTACCGTTAGTCGACGGTGTCTTCCCCGCGTTGATCTTAGCCGGTGCACTCGACGAGCCCCTGGGTGCGATCCAGGTCGGGCTCCTGATCTTCGGTGGGAGCGCGACCGTCGCCGTCATTCTGGCGGAGATGGAGGGGACGCCACGCGAACAGGCGACCGTCGTCTTGCTCGTTGGAGTGCCGCTGATACTGCTCGCGGCAGTGCAGGCTGCCCTCGCACCGGCGATCGGCAGCGTCCTCGACGACGCCACCATCACCCGATTCGCGGCGCTGGTCATCCTCGCGATCGCGGCCCAGACCGCCAGCGCGACGATCGGAGAGTACCTCCCCAACCCCGTCGTGATTATCGGGCTGGGGCTGGTCGCGAGCATCGACCCCTCCGGGGCGACGTTCTCGGTGATGGCCGATCCCGCCCTCGTCGCCCACGGGACGCTGGCCGCCGCCGTCGGCGTCGGCTTCGCGCTCGGGATCGCCCTCACCGGGCCCTACCTCCGGGAGTTCATGGACATCGATCGGTTCCGCTTCGGGAGCGCGGTCGCGCTCGGCTTGCTCCCGCTGTCCCTGCTGGGGATGGCCTTCGGCCAGGCTCCACTGGCCGCGTTGCTCGTCGCCGCCGTCTTCGCCGTCGACTTCCCGTTCCGGGAGTCCGACGACGAGGCGGACGAGCCCCCGACCGACGCGACGGCCCAGCTGGACGCGATGGCCGACGGTGCCGGGGCCGACGCGGGCGAGCCCGCGCCTGGGGACCAGGGTGGCGAGTCCGACCCGTATCCCAGCGACGACGGGACGGACACCGCGGGCCGGGCCCCGTGGCTGTAG